In Daucus carota subsp. sativus chromosome 4, DH1 v3.0, whole genome shotgun sequence, one DNA window encodes the following:
- the LOC135152309 gene encoding uncharacterized protein LOC135152309, producing MTNLDRSWISNRLQRDKITLNLEYREGVEEFLNFASLKMEGGMMKCPCKLCKNLNWLGVDDVRFHLISEGMMESYTVWTSHGEVSQKNKKRKSCETRECRRVVDDHVDINSMLHDFAGSNHEFYDTTGTTNVEEAPNDSAKEFYKAIVENGAPIYPGCTKFTRLSFTAKLLEFKNASNCSDKAFNSLIKIIMDVLPKKHTLPESYYEMKKVMKSLRVEYEKIDVCENDCMLFYGDDKDKIVCDICSCNRYLDKSRKNGKKIPRKILRHFPLIPRLQRLYMSAHTSNHMRYYKNREVNEKEISHPADGDEWKNFDLRYPSFAQEIRNVRLGFATDGFNPFGNTGNKTYSVWPVVIVVYNLPPSMCMKRPYMFLTDIIPGPESIGKNINIYLRPLIDELKTLWYTGVQTYDQSLKQNFTMRAALMWTISDFPAMSMVSGWSGKGKLACPVCLGSVQGFQLKHSGKCSFHGTNRIFLEPNDPLRKKSSLFDHSEKRLWRGRLSGEEVKTWIDSIDFPPPGKTNKKKRSDGYGVEHHWTHAPMFYDLPYWSSHSLRHSIDIMHTEKNVFENIFFTIVGGKKSKDHHKARSDCKHFGVLPHLWIDENGKKPKAPYSLSRKQLKLLCQWIESLKLPDGYVSNISRCCNAKECKFFGFKSHDCHIFLQKLLPLSIRELLPGPIVDALTMISNFFQELCSSVITRSDLDLMTKSVIRALCLLETIFPQTWFDSMEHLVIHLAEEIRLAGPAYWHWMYPIERLLGKFKQKVGNKARVEGSIAERYMEEEILNFCSFYFATDSIHNKIRRNEARFDGDGSEKLEVFEYPIECLGKEGSRYLTDKERKLAEEYVLLNSPEIQPYLRRFTDRVMSQRPETTPQQLDCYIKTRFKDWLLKKVGRNDVNRPLLQYLFEGPAMRVMTFETCKVNGYKFCTRTSSGSGVIVKGTSHDNNSDYYGQLEEIVKLIYRGGNYVYLFKCIWFDSVGNGVVIDKNRVVTVDITSRLKSDEIFILASQASQVYYAPSVLNPHGKYFTVVKSKSRPISESIKISNDIEEAYQEDRSNATSAFSIFVDFAQYVCTHIHKEGLEFGFVFVLRGCGLHLAF from the exons atgacaaATCTTGATCGAAGTTGGATTAGTAACCGGTTGCAACGAGATAAAATTACTCTTAATTTAGAATATAGGGAAGGTGTAGaggaatttttgaattttgcaagcttgaaaatggAGGGAGGTATGATGAAATGTCCTTGCAAGctttgtaaaaatttgaattggttAGGGGTAGATGATGTTCGGTTTCATTTGATATCCGAGGGTATGATGGAGAGTTATACGGTATGGACTTCGCACGGAGAGGTTtcgcaaaaaaataaaaagcgaAAATCATGTGAAACGCGAGAATGTCGTAGGGTAGTAGATGATCATGTTGATATCAACTCCATGTTACATGATTTTGCCGGTTCGAATCATGAATTTTATGATACCACGGGTACTACTAATGTTGAAGAAGCTCCTAATGATAGTGCTAAAGAATTTTATAAGGcgattgttgaaaatggtgcTCCTATTTATCCCGGTTGCACAAAATTTACAAGATTAAGTTTTACCGCaaaattgttggagttcaaaaaTGCGTCTAATTGTAGTGACAAAGCCTTCAACAGTTTGATTAAGATCATTATGGACGTGTTACCAAAAAAGCACACATTACCCGAGTCTTATTATGAGATGAAAAAGGTTATGAAAAGTTTAAGGGTggaatatgaaaaaattgatgtgtgcgagaatgattgtatgctattttatggagatgacaaagataaaattgtgtgtgatatatgtAGTTGTAATCGATATTTGGATAAATCAAGGAAAAATGGTAAGAAAATTCCGAGAAAGATTTTAAGACATTTTCCTTTGATTCCCCGACTGCAACGCTTATATATGTCGGCACATACATCCAACCACATGAGGTATTACAAAAATCGAGAGGtcaatgaaaaagaaatttcTCACCCTGCGGATGGAGACGAATGGAAGAATTTTGACCTCCGATATCCATcatttgctcaagaaattcGTAATGTAAGACTTGGTTTTGCGACCGATGGTTTCAACCCGTTTGGGAATACGGGTAACAAAACATATAGTGTATGGCCCGTGGTAATTGTTGTGTATAATCTTCCGCCGTCCATGTGTATGAAGAGACCGTATATGTTTTTGACGGATATTATACCGGGTCCGGAGAGTATtgggaaaaatattaatatatatcttagacctctcattgatgaattgaagacaTTATGGTATACCGGAGTGCAAACATATGACCAATctctaaaacaaaattttaccatGAGAGCGGCTCTTATGTGGACAATCAGTGATTTTCCTGCCATGAGTATGGTAAGTGGTTGGTCGGGGAAAGGAAAGCTTGCATGTCCAGTGTGTTTGGGAAGTGTGCAGGGGTTTCAGTTAAAACATTCTGGGAAATGTTCTTTTCATGGCACTAACCGAATTTTTCTTGAACCTAATGATCCATTGCGTAAGAAGAGTAGCTTGTTTGACCATTCGGAAAAAAGGTTGTGGCGTGGACGCTTATCCGGGGAGGAAGTTAAAACTTGGATTGATAGCATAGACTTTCCACCACCCGGAAAGactaacaaaaagaaaagaagtgatGGATATGGGGTTGAGCATCATTGGACTCATGCCCCGATGTTCTATGATCTCCCTTATTGGTCTTCACATAGTTTGCGACATTCCATTGATATCATGCATACCGAAAAAAATGTGTTTGAGAACATATTTTTTACCATTGTTGGGGGCAAGAAGTCAAAAGATCACCACAAGGCAAGGTCGGATTGCAAACACTTCGGTGTGTTGCCTCATTTGTGGATTGATGAAAAtggcaaaaaaccaaaagctcCGTACTCTCTTAGTAGAAAACAACTCAAACTTCTATGTCAGTGGATTGAGTCGTTGAAACTTCCAGACGGTTATGTCTCAAATATATCTCGTTGTTGCAATGCTAAGGAGTGTAAGTTTTTTGGATTTAAATCGCATGATTGTCatattttccttcaaaaatTGTTGCCTCTATCAATTCGCGAGCTTCTACCGGGACCAATTGTGGATGCCTTGACAatgatttccaatttttttcaagaattatGTTCATCTGTGATTACGAGATCCGACTTGGATCTAATGACGAAATCGGTTATTAGAGCTTTGTGTttattggaaacaatttttcctcagacTTGGTTTGATTCGATGGAGCATTTGGTAATACATTTAGCAGAAGAAATTAGACTAGCAGGACCCGCTTATTGGCATTGGATGTATCCAATTGAACGGTTATTAGGGAAATTTAAACAAAAGGTTGGTAATAAAGCGCGAGTCGAGGGTTCAATTGCCGAACGTTATATGGAAGAGGAGATTCTTAATTTTTGTTCCTTCTACTTTGCCACGGactcaattcataataaaatacgTCGCAATGAAGCTCGTTTTGATGGTGATGGCTCCGAAAAATTAGAAGTTTTTGAATATCCAATTGAATGTCTTGGTAAAGAGGGAAGTCGTTATTTGACCGATAAAGAGCGAAAGTTAGCAGAAGAATATGTACTTCTAAACTCTCCAGAAATTCAACCTTATCTAAg gcGGTTTACAGATCGTGTTATGAGTCAACGTCCGGAGACAACACCTCAACAATTAGATTGTTACATAAAGACCCGATTTAAAGATTGGTTATTGAAAAAg gttgGACGAAATGATGTAAACCGACCTCTTCTTCAATATTTGTTTGAGGGACCGGCTATGCGGGTAATGACATTTGAGACTTGTAAAGTCAATGGATACAAATTTTGTACGAGAACATCTTCCGGTTCCGGTGTCATTGTTAAGGGCACTTCACATGATAACAATAGTGATTATTATGGACAATTGGAGGAAATTGTCAAGCTTATTTATCGAGGaggaaattatgtatatttattcaaatgtaTATGGTTTGATAGTGTCGGAAATGGTGTTGTGATTGATAAAAATAGGGTCGTGACCGTGGATATTACTTCAAGATTGAAGTCGGATGAGATTTTTATTTTGGCTAGTCAAGCTTCCCAGGTTTACTATGCTCCCAGTGTATTGAATCCACATGGCAAATATTTTACGGTCGTCAAGTCTAAAAGTCGTCCGATAAGCGAAtctatcaaaatatcaaatgataTTGAAGAAGCTTATCAAGAAGATAGATCAAATGCTACTAGTGCATTCtctatatttgttgattttgcacaATATG tttgtacTCACATTCATAAGGAGGGCTTGGAATTTGGTTTTGTGTTTGtattaaggggttgtggtttgcatttggcattttga